In Candidatus Electrothrix scaldis, the genomic window CAGCTGCACCTGGGTGCTGCGGGCTTTGTGGAGGCGGGATTTGAGGGTGTCGCAGAGGGTGAGGAGTTCATCGACTTTGGTGACGATGCGGTGTTGTTCGGGGAGAGGGGGCAAAGGTATCGGAAGATTGCGTATGTTTACCCGCGAAACGTTTTTCATAGAGCTACTGGTTCCTCCTGCTATTCGTGCATAATAATCACGACAAAAGGAGCTTGAGTTGACGCGATTAATGAACTCGACATCAACTTTCGAAGAAAAAACAAATCGGATAATTTTGTCGCTCATCATCAATTGCGCCGGAGCATCATCAGGTACAACAACAGAGCGAGCTACCAGCTGAGCTGTATTTGCTCGGGAGATTAAAAAATCTCTCGGCTTTACTTCGTACTCTGGTTTTGGTTCCAAATTGTCCGGCAGCGCTTTGTTTTCATCGGGGTTATAGTTTCCCCATGTGACTGCGCTAACCTTGAGAACTCCCCAGTTATTTCCCACTCGTGGAGCTGATTCACACTTGGGACTCCAACCTGCTTCAGAATGTAAGGATAAACTATCAAACCTCGCCCACTCCCACCCACTTGGCAGCGCAAAGGGCTTCTCCTCTTCCGTAATCTCCGGCAACTTCTTCTGCCGCTTGATCTGCCCTTCCTTAATCAACCGTGTCTTTTCCGCAGCGATTTTTTCTAGCAACACAGCTGCCGGTTCATCCTCGGGATTCTGCGGAACAAGCTTCCCCATCACGGCAAGCTGAAGGATGGTCTGTTTCAGCTGGTCGATGGATTGCTCGGTGGTGAAGAGGATCTCGAAGTTCTCGGCGATGCGTTGCCAGGTTGCGGCAAACTCCGTGTGATCAGCAGAATTGGTCAGGGCATCCAGCAGGGTGGCGATCAGGGCCTGGTGGGTGGCGGCGCTGTCGCTTTGCTGTTGCTCCAGGCGGTCGCAAAGGGCCATGAGTTCATCGACCTTGGCGACGATGCGGTGTTGTTCGGAGAGGGGTGGTAGCCCAATAACTATTGGGTAAATTTTACGACCGGAAATAACAGGTTGAGCTGTTGCATTTTCATGCTCTTTTAGATTAGTTCCATTTAGAAGCCAATACAGGAAATGCAAATATATATTGTCTTCTGGATAGGTTGTCTTGAAAGCGTTGTCCGTAACCCATGCTACGTCTGGAGTTATATGTACAGAGCCACAATAATATCCGACCCGACCAATAACTAACGTTTGCTTTGTAACATTAGCCTTGTCGTGGTAGCCAGTAATTCCATTGCCGCCAAATACAGGTATTTCTCCGTCGGAATTCATGTTTGCAGCAGTAAGATTATCTCCAGACGAAACTTGGATAATCTGCTGAAGTCTCACCCACTCCCACCCCTCCGGCAACCCAAAGGGCTTCTCCTCCTCGCTGATCTCCGGCAACTTCTTCTGCCGCTTAATCTTCCCTTCCTTCACCAACCGCGCCTTCTCAGCAGCAATCCGCTCCAGCAACACTGCTGCCGGTTCATCCGCAGAATCTTGCGGCACCAGCTTCCCGCGCACAGCCAGCTCCAGAATCAGCTCCCGCAGTTTCTTGATCCCGTAAGATTGCACGTCCTCGTTTTTTTTACCACGGCCTCTGCCCCCAGCTGCCTTTGCAACCTGGGCCCCGGTCCAGACCGCCAGATGCTCGCTTGTCAGCTGCTCTATGTTCACGCAGCACCTCCCCCGGTTGCACCTGCACCCAAGGCCTCGCTCAAGATCCCCTTGAGCTGCTCTTGCAGATCGCTGATCTCCGCCTGCTGGCGGGTATAATCAGCCAGCAGCACTTCAGGATCATGAATCACCTGCTCCACCTGATGGGGATTCTTGCAATCCAGGTTATAATTGCGGGCCTTGATCTCCTCAATCCCCACCCGCCATGCCTGCGCGGTCTCTTTGCGGGCAGCAAAGCCGTCTGCCTCACTGCCCCACCAGTCGATCTCTGCCTGAAACTCTTCAAAACGCATGGGTTTGGTCTTGCTGTAGTTCTTCACCCCCGCAGGATAAGGATGCTCGTAATACCAGACGGTTTCCGTGGGCTGGCCCTTGGTGAAGAACAACAGGTTAGTCTTGATGCCGGTGTAGGGATTGAACACGCCATT contains:
- a CDS encoding restriction endonuclease subunit S is translated as MNIEQLTSEHLAVWTGAQVAKAAGGRGRGKKNEDVQSYGIKKLRELILELAVRGKLVPQDSADEPAAVLLERIAAEKARLVKEGKIKRQKKLPEISEEEKPFGLPEGWEWVRLQQIIQVSSGDNLTAANMNSDGEIPVFGGNGITGYHDKANVTKQTLVIGRVGYYCGSVHITPDVAWVTDNAFKTTYPEDNIYLHFLYWLLNGTNLKEHENATAQPVISGRKIYPIVIGLPPLSEQHRIVAKVDELMALCDRLEQQQSDSAATHQALIATLLDALTNSADHTEFAATWQRIAENFEILFTTEQSIDQLKQTILQLAVMGKLVPQNPEDEPAAVLLEKIAAEKTRLIKEGQIKRQKKLPEITEEEKPFALPSGWEWARFDSLSLHSEAGWSPKCESAPRVGNNWGVLKVSAVTWGNYNPDENKALPDNLEPKPEYEVKPRDFLISRANTAQLVARSVVVPDDAPAQLMMSDKIIRFVFSSKVDVEFINRVNSSSFCRDYYARIAGGTSSSMKNVSRVNIRNLPIPLPPLPEQHRIVTKVDELLTLCDTLKSRLHKARSTQVQLADALVAQVVDA